The region GGCTGCTGTCCAGCTTGAAGATGGGATCTCCCGCCTTGACGTCATATTCGAGGCCGACCGGTACGTAGGTTTCCGCCACGCGGCCCGAACCTTCCGGCAGGATCGCGATGGTGCGAAACGCGGAAACCGCACTCGTGGCGGTCGGGTGAAAGTAGAAAACCAGTGTGATCAGCGCCACCGTAAGCATCAGGCAGGTGACGATGCCGTAGCGCAGCTCGTACCAGACCGAGTAGAGCGTGATCTCGTGGCCGATCCGTTTGCCCTGCCCATAGCGGCGGTAAAGAAAGTCCGGCAAGATCGTCAGCACTGAACAGAACAGAAGTTCAAACATTTATGCCTCCTGCCTGGGTGCGGATTGCCGAGTGTCCGTTGCCGTCTCACCTGCCGGGGCCGCGGCATCGCGCTCCTCCGCCGGGCTGTCCGGCTCGCTTGCCTCCCTCAAGGGCTCCGGACCAATGCCGCTTCGAACATCAGGCCGGTTGGCCATCCGGCTCAGCGAATTCGCAATCGAGCCAAGCGGAGACACGAAATCCGGGACCTGAACGAATGCCAACAGGAGGGCGGCAACCCAGAAGATGTTGTTATGCGTAAAGAGCGCGAGAAGGCCGAGCACGGCAACCAGCTCAAAATGCATCCGGCCATGCTTGTGCGCGAGGCGCTCCGGCAAGGAATGAAGGTGCAGGTAGAACGTCCCCAACAGGACAACACCGATGATGAGCACGGCCAGCATGATCATCATCAGCGGATCGCTTCCTTCCATCGACGGTAAGAACGCCGGCAGATGCTCGGGCGCAAGTTCATGCGTATTCTCAGCCATTCCAAACCCCAGTTCGCCTGCGGCACCCCTCCGGAACAACCCGAGCTTCGCCACGCCACATTTAAGCTGCAATCGGCATCCGTGTGCAAATAAAATGCGTCGCAGAAGAGTTTATCGCGCGATGCCTGTACTTATCGCGGCGCCATGCGGATGGCGCCGTCCAGGCGGATCGTTTCGCCGTTGAGCATGTCGTTCTCGCAAATGGACCTGACCAGCTGGGCGTATTCGGCCGCCCTTCCGAGACGCGAGGGAAACGGCACCTGCTGGCCCAGGGACTGCTGAACGTCTTCGGACAGCCCTAGCAGCATAGGCGTTTCGAAGATGCCTGGGGCGATCGTCATTACCCGGATGCCGGATTTGGCGAGATCGCGGGCGACCGGCAGGGTCATGCCCGCAACGCCCGCCTTGGACGCAGCATAGGCGACCTGACCGACCTGACCGTCGAAAGCCGCGACCGAAGCGGTGGAGACAATCACGCCGCGTCCCCCGTCCCGGGTGCATGGCTCGAGCCCGGCCATCCCGGTCGCCGCGATCGAGAGGCAGCGGAAGCTGCCGATCAGGTTGACTGCAATCACTTTTTCAAACATGTCCATCGGATGGGGCTCGCCCCGCGAGGAGGTCTTGGCCACCGGGGCAATGCCGGCGCAATTGACAAGAATCCGTTCCTGGCCATGTGCGGTGCGCGCCTTTTCGAAACCAGCCGCGACGCTGGCCTGGTCCGTCACGTCGACATTGGCGAACACGCCGCCGATCTCGGCGGCCACCGCCTCACCCTGTTCCGCGCTGCGGTCGAACACGGTAACCCGCACACCCTCGCCAGCAAGCATCCGGGCCGTCGCGGCCCCCAGTCCCGATGCGCCGCCTGTCACGATGGCGGAAAGGGTTGAATCGAGTTTCATCACAGCCTCCAATCAAAGCAATCCATTGAAAATAATGGATTTAATTCTCCTAATTGACGAAAACGTCAATTTTGACCGGCAAATTGACCGAGAATGACGCGCCGGTCAAGCGCGCCTGCGTTGGCCCTTGCTGAAAGATGCAACCGGCGACCGCCCGAGGGGACAAATCCGGACGGGCTCACAAAATTGAAAGCGCTGGCCTCAAGACGGCGAGGAAAAGTTCGCAGGCCGATGCCGGCGTAACGGTTACGGACTTTGGAGCTGCGGGCCCGCAGACGTTTTTACGTCCTTCAGATGGATCCGGAGCGGACCGTATCCTGAGCCAGCACGACCAGATCGAGCGGCTGCTTGAGACCGGTAACCTGCGCACCCGGCCGCTCTTCGATCAAGGCGGACCCAAAACCCTGCCGGCAGGCCAGGTCCCAGGTGGTCCTGTCCGTCAGTCCCCTGGAATCTTGCGCCTTGTTGGCGTCCTCGAGTTTCGCGGCCCGGTTGACCGCATCTCCTATGACGGTGAACTCCAGCCGGTTCCTTGAACCGATCACACCAACCGTCACCGGGCCGGCGGCCACCGCCGTTCCGATCCGCAACACGCCCGGCCAGCCAGCGGCGACGAACCGCTCCTGGTTCGCCTCGACGCTTTCCAAAAGGCGCAAAGCGGCCCTGAGCGCATCCGCGGCGAAGGTGCTGGAAGGCTGGACCGCGCCGAAGGTCGCCAGGATGCCGTCGCCCAGGAACTTGTCCACGCGTCCGCCCTCCTGGCTGATCGCGTCGACGACAATGTTCTGGTATTCGGCCAGGACAGCCAGAACGATTTCCGGCGGCAGCGTGGCTGACGTGGAGGTGAACGAACGGATATCGGCATAGAGGATCGCCGCTTCGCGCAGACTCCCTCTCCGGCCTGAAGCTCGCTGTCGGCATTCGTGATCGAGGCGGCAACCTCGGGTGCAAAGAACCGGCGCAGATCCATCGCCGCCGCATGATCGCGCGTTGCCTCGAACAGCATCGACCTGCCGCGGTAAAGCGCGACGGAAAGGATGATGGTCACGGCGAAGATGACCATGGTCTTGTCCAGTTCCGCGCCGATCAGGATCGTGTTGCCGGTCAGATATTCCACATAGTTGCGGGTCACCCGCATGTGGTCCATATCCGAGAAAGCCGCATAGAACACCAATCCCAGCCAGCCCACGACGGCGACAAGACCGGTTGTCAGGACGAAACGCGGATCGAACCGGAGCGCCCTGAGGCCGATGAAGATGAAGACGTACATCAATGTCGGCGTCTTCAGGTAGAACGTCGGGTGCTGGTTGTACTGAATGTGAAAGGAAAAGATCAGCCCGACCAGTAGCGCCATGTCGACGCCGATCGAGATCAGCAGATACCACCGGGGCAGCTCGAAACGGTAGGACAGAACCAGCCGGAAAACGGTGAACAGGAAATAGCTTGCGAGTGCAATCGGAACGAAGTTGAAACCGGCCGATCCTTCCGCCCGCGGCGCGATCGCATAGAGGACGGAGAAAAATAGGACCAGAGCCAGCTGCATCCAGCCGATCAGCCGTTCCGATGTGGCCTCACGGGCACGGATTTCCGCCCGCACCCGATCCGGCAAACCGGTTTCCGGCGGGCCGCCGCGGAAGAGATAGCGCAAAGTGTCCAGAAATGAGCTCATGTGACCCGGATCTTCAACAAGTCCGGAGTTTCCACTCTGGACGGAAAATGCGCAATAAGCTGAACGGGAATGTGACAGCGCGTGAACGGGTTCGGAACCATCAGCGATCCGCCTCCCACCAGCGTAGGTTAAAGCGACAACCCGTGCAGCCGGATTTGCTCGATCTTGCGAACCAGTTCGCTTTGCCGCCGGCAGCCGGACTTGGCCAGGGCGGCCTTGATCTGATTGCGGACGGTGTGAAGACTGACTTGCCGGCTTGCCGCGATTTCCGCCGGGGTCCTGCCGTCGGCCAGCATCAGGCTGGTTTCGGCCTCCGCCTGGCTCAATCCGAGGACTTCCTGCAACCTGAGCTGGAGCGTTGCCAGGCTGGCTTCGGGCTTGATCGCCAACAGGATCACCGAGATCGACTTCGTCAGAAAGGGCCCGAAGGGCGTTTCGTCCAGATCCCCCAGCCGCATGCCCATGGCCCGGCAGACCCAGGACTGGCCGTGTTGGTCGGCAAGCCGCCAGCTGTTCAGGACATTCAGGTCTCCCTTCGACTGAACACGCGCGAGTGCGGTAAACCGCCTTTGAGCCTCCTCCGAGTGGAAGTGGAGG is a window of Roseibium salinum DNA encoding:
- a CDS encoding SDR family NAD(P)-dependent oxidoreductase, encoding MKLDSTLSAIVTGGASGLGAATARMLAGEGVRVTVFDRSAEQGEAVAAEIGGVFANVDVTDQASVAAGFEKARTAHGQERILVNCAGIAPVAKTSSRGEPHPMDMFEKVIAVNLIGSFRCLSIAATGMAGLEPCTRDGGRGVIVSTASVAAFDGQVGQVAYAASKAGVAGMTLPVARDLAKSGIRVMTIAPGIFETPMLLGLSEDVQQSLGQQVPFPSRLGRAAEYAQLVRSICENDMLNGETIRLDGAIRMAPR
- a CDS encoding adenylate/guanylate cyclase domain-containing protein, yielding MVSADLDRRRHGATGRADLFLSHSVQPAPDVLPEDADIDVRLHLHRPQGAPVRSAFRPDNRSCRRRGLAGIGVLCGFLGYGPHAGDPQLCGISDRQHDPDRRGTGQDHGHLRRDHHPFRRALPRQVDAVRGNARSCGGDGSAPVLCTRGCRLDHECRQRASGRRGSLREAAILYADIRSFTSTSATLPPEIVLAVLAEYQNIVVDAISQEGGRVDKFLGDGILATFGAVQPSSTFAADALRAALRLLESVEANQERFVAAGWPGVLRIGTAVAAGPVTVGVIGSRNRLEFTVIGDAVNRAAKLEDANKAQDSRGLTDRTTWDLACRQGFGSALIEERPGAQVTGLKQPLDLVVLAQDTVRSGSI